One region of Sus scrofa isolate TJ Tabasco breed Duroc chromosome 3, Sscrofa11.1, whole genome shotgun sequence genomic DNA includes:
- the PRSS53 gene encoding serine protease 53 — translation MKQSWGPGLLILGAVVLIEGLQAAQRVCGQRGPGPPEPQEGNTVPGEWPWQASVRRQGLHLCSGSLVADTWVLTAAHCFEREAMTDLNSWSVVLGSLQHEGLSTGAEEVGVTALQLPRAYNHYSQGADLALLQLAHPVAHTPLCLPQPGHRFPFGTSCWATGWDQDPKDAPRTLRNLRLRLISRPTCNCLYDRLHQRLLASPARPGMLCGGPQPGVQGPCQGDSGGPVLCREADGHWVQAGIISFASSCAQEDTPVLLTDMAAHSSWLQARAQGAAFLAQNPEAPEMSDEDSCVACGSLKRGSPQAGAPSPWPWDARLKHQGKLACGGALVSEEVVLTAAHCFIGRQAPEEWTVGLGARSEERGLRQVILHGAYTHPEGGYDVALLLLAQPVTLGPSLRPLCLPYADHRLPDGEHGWVLGLARKGADTGSPQTVPVTLLGPRACSRLHATFGGDSVPILPGMVCTSVVGKPPGCEGLSGAPLVHEVRDRWFLAGLHSFGDACQGPTSPAAVFAALPTYENWVSSLDWQVYFAEEPEPEAEPGSCPANMSQPAGC, via the exons ATGAAGCAGAGCTGGGGACCGGGGCTGCTCATCCTGGGAGCAGTGGTCCTCATAGAGG GTCTTCAAGCAGCTCAGCGGG TGTGTGGGCAGCGTGGCCCCGGGCCCCCCGAGCCTCAGGAGGGCAACACGGTGCCTGGCGAGTGGCCGTGGCAGGCCAGTGTGAGGAGGCAGGGGCTCCACCTCTGCAGCGGATCCCTGGTGGCAGACACCTGGGTCCTCACTGCAGCCCACTGCTTTGAACG GGAGGCAATGACGGACTTGAACTCCTGGTCAGTTGTCCTGGGTTCCCTGCAGCATGAAGGACTCAGCACAGGggctgaggaggtgggggtgaCAGCTCTGCAGCTGCCCAGGGCCTACAACCACTACAGCCAGGGCGCAGACCTGGCCCTGCTCCAGCTCGCCCACCCGGTGGCCCACACACCCCTCTGCTTGCCCCAACCTGGCCATCGCTTCCCCTTTGGGACCTCCTGCTGGGCCACTGGCTGGGATCAGGACCCCAAGGATG CTCCCAGGACCCTAAGGAATCTGCGCCTGCGCCTAATCAGCCGCCCCACGTGTAACTGTCTCTACGACCGCCTGCACCAGCGGCTGCTGGccagcccggcccggcccgggATGCTGTGTGGGGGTCCCCAGCCTGGGGTGCAGGGGCCCTGTCAG GGAGATTCTGGGGGCCCAGTGCTGTGCCGTGAAGCTGACGGACACTGGGTTCAAGCTGGGATCATCAGTTTCGCATCAAGCTGCGCCCAGGAAGACACTCCCGTACTGCTGACCGACATGGCTGCTCACAGCTCCTGGCTGCAGGCTCGCGCTCAGGGGGCAGCCTTCCTGGCCCAGAACCCCGAGGCCCCGGAGATGAGCGATGAGGACAGCTGTGTAG CCTGTGGATCCTTGAAGAGAGGAAGCCCTCAGGCAGGAGCTCCCTCCCCATGGCCCTGGGACGCCAGGCTGAAGCACCAAGGGAAGCTGGCCTGTGGCGGAGCCCTGGTCTCAGAGGAGGTGGTGCTGACTGCTGCACACTGCTTCATCGG gcgcCAGGCCCCAGAGGAATGGACTGTAGGCCTGGGGGCCAGATCGGAGGAGCGGGGCCTGAGGCAAGTCATCCTGCATGGGGCCTATACCCACCCGGAGGGGGGCTACGACGTGGCCCTCCTGCTGCTGGCCCAGCCCGTGACACTGGGCCCCAGCCTGCGGCCCCTCTGCCTGCCCTACGCTGACCACCGCCTGCCTGATGGGGAACACGGCTGGGTCCTGGGGCTGGCCCGCAAGGGAGCAG ACACTGGCTCCCCTCAGACAGTGCCTGTGAccctcctggggcccagggcctgCAGCCGCCTGCACGCCACCTTCGGGGGTGACAGCGTCCCTATTCTGCCTGGGATGGTGTGTACCAGTGTTGTGGGCAAGCCACCCGGCTGTGAG GGCCTGTCGGGGGCACCGCTGGTACACGAGGTGAGGGACAGGTGGTTCCTGGCTGGGCTGCACAGCTTCGGAGACGCCTGTCAAGGCCCCACGAGTCCCGCCGCCGTCTTTGCGGCGCTCCCCACCTATGAGAACTGGGTCAGCAGTCTGGACTGGCAGGTCTACTTCGCAGAGGAGCCGGAGCCTGAGGCCGAGCCCGGAAGCTGCCCTGCTAACATGA GCCAACCAGCCGGCTGTTGA
- the VKORC1 gene encoding vitamin K epoxide reductase complex subunit 1 isoform X1, with protein sequence MGTTWRNPGWVRFALCLAGLVLSLYALHVKAARARDRNYRALCDVGTAISCSRVFSSRWGQGFGLVEQVLGKDSVLNQSNSIFGCIFYTLQLLLGCLRGRWASVLLVLSSLVSLAGSVYLAWILFFVLYDFCIVCLTTYAINLGLMVLSFREMQGPQSKVKEH encoded by the exons ATGGGCACTACCTGGCGGAATCCTGGCTGGGTGCGGTTCGCGCTTTGCCTCGCGGGCTTAGTGCTGTCTCTCTACGCTCTGCACGTGAAGGCGGCGCGCGCCCGGGACCGGAATTACCGCGCTCTCTGCGACGTGGGCACCGCCATCAGTTGTTCCCGCGTCTTCTCCTCCAG GTGGGGCCAGGGCTTCGGACTGGTGGAGCAGGTGCTGGGCAAGGACAGCGTCCTCAATCAATCCAACAGCATATTTGGCTGCATCTTCTACACACTACAGCTGTTGTTAG GTTGCCTACGGGGCCGCTGGGCATCTGTCCTGCTGGtgctgagttccctggtgtctctaGCTGGTTCTGTCTACCTGGCCTGGATCCTCTTCTTCGTGCTTTATGATTTCTGCATCGTTTGCCTCACCACCTACGCCATCAACCTGGGCCTGATGGTGCTCAGTTTCCGGGAGATGCAGGGACCCCAGAGCAAGGTCAAGGAGCACTGA
- the BCKDK gene encoding LOW QUALITY PROTEIN: 3-methyl-2-oxobutanoate dehydrogenase [lipoamide] kinase, mitochondrial (The sequence of the model RefSeq protein was modified relative to this genomic sequence to represent the inferred CDS: inserted 1 base in 1 codon), protein MMLASVLGSGPRGGPPLRPLLGPALSLRALSTSATDTHHVEMARERSKTVTSFYNQSAIDAAAEKPSVRLTPTMMLYSGRSQDGSHLLKSARYLQQXLPVRIAHRIKDFRSLPFIIGCNPTILHVHELYIRAFQKLTDFPPIKDQADEAQYCQLVRQLLDDHKDVVTLLAEGLRESRKHIEDEKLVRSFLDKTLTSRLGIRMLATHHLALHEDKPDFVGIICTRLSPKKIIEKWVDFARRLCEHKYGNAPRVRINGHVAARFPFIPMPLDYILPELLKNAMRATMECHLDTPYNVPDVVITIANNDIDLVIRISDRGGGIAHKDLDRVMDYHFTTAEASTQDPRISPLFGHLDMHSGSQSGPMHGFGFGLPTSRAYAEYLGGSLRLQSLQGIGTDVYLRLRHIDGREESFRI, encoded by the exons ATGATGCTGGCATCGGTGCTGGGGAGTGGTCCCCGGGGGGGGCCACCACTCCGGCCTCTCTTGGGGCCCGCACTCTCGCTCCGGGCCCTCTCCACATCAGCCACCGATACCCACCACGTGGAGATGGCGCGGGAGCGCTCCAAGACCGTCACCTCCTTTTACAACCAGTCAGCCATCGACGCAGCAGCAGAGAAG ccCTCAGTCCGCCTCACTCCGACCATGATGCTCTATTCAGGACGCTCTCAGGATGGCAGCCACCTGCTG aaAAGTGCTCGGTACTTGCAGC GATTGCCCGTGAGGATTGCTCACCGCATCAAGGACTTCCGCAGCCTTCCTTTCATCATTGGCTGCAACCCCACTATACTGCACGTG CACGAACTGTACATCCGTGCCTTCCAGAAGCTGACAGACTTCCCTCCG ATCAAGGACCAGGCGGATGAGGCCCAGTACTGCCAGCTGGTGCGACAGCTGTTGGACGACCACAAGGATGTGGTGACCCTCTTGGCTGAGGGCCTGCGTGAGAGCCGGAAGCACATAGAG GACGAGAAGCTGGTCCGCTCCTTCTTAGACAAGACGCTGACTTCGAGGCTCGGGATCCGCATGTTGGCCACACACCATCTGGCTCTACATGAGGACAAG CCCGACTTTGTTGGCATCATCTGCACTCGCCTCTCACCAAAGAAGATTATTGAAAAATGGGTGGACTTTGCCAG ACGCCTGTGTGAGCACAAGTATGGCAACGCCCCCCGGGTCCGCATCAACGGCCACGTGGCTGCCCGTTTCCCCTTCATCCCCATGCCGCTGGACTACATCCTGCCCGAGCTGCTCAAGAATGCCATGAG AGCCACGATGGAATGTCACCTAGACACGCCCTACAACGTCCCGGATGTGGTCATCACCATCGCCAACAACGATATTGATCTCGTCATCAG GATTTCTGACCGGGGTGGGGGAATTGCTCACAAAGACCTGGATCGGGTTATGGACTACCACTTCACCACGGCCGAGGCCAGTACCCAGGACCCCCGGATCAGCCCTCTCTTCGGCCACCTAGACATGCACAGTGGCAGCCAGTCAGGACCCATGCACGG CTTTGGCTTCGGGCTGCCCACGTCGCGGGCTTATGCAGAATACCTCGGTGGTTCCCTTCGGCTGCAGTCCCTGCAGGGCATCGGCACGGATGTCTACCTGCGGCTTCGGCACATCGATGGCCGGGAGGAAAGCTTCCGCATCTGA
- the VKORC1 gene encoding vitamin K epoxide reductase complex subunit 1 isoform X2, with protein MGTTWRNPGWVRFALCLAGLVLSLYALHVKAARARDRNYRALCDVGTAISCSRVFSSRWGQGFGLVEQVLGKDSVLNQSNSIFGCIFYTLQLLLAAPMASGSLRAKDRMLPTGPLGICPAGAEFPGVSSWFCLPGLDPLLRAL; from the exons ATGGGCACTACCTGGCGGAATCCTGGCTGGGTGCGGTTCGCGCTTTGCCTCGCGGGCTTAGTGCTGTCTCTCTACGCTCTGCACGTGAAGGCGGCGCGCGCCCGGGACCGGAATTACCGCGCTCTCTGCGACGTGGGCACCGCCATCAGTTGTTCCCGCGTCTTCTCCTCCAG GTGGGGCCAGGGCTTCGGACTGGTGGAGCAGGTGCTGGGCAAGGACAGCGTCCTCAATCAATCCAACAGCATATTTGGCTGCATCTTCTACACACTACAGCTGTTGTTAG cTGCACCTATGGCGTCTGGAAGTCtccgggccaaggatcgaat GTTGCCTACGGGGCCGCTGGGCATCTGTCCTGCTGGtgctgagttccctggtgtctctaGCTGGTTCTGTCTACCTGGCCTGGATCCTCTTCTTCGTGCTTTATGA